The proteins below are encoded in one region of Micromonospora pisi:
- a CDS encoding TIGR04282 family arsenosugar biosynthesis glycosyltransferase: MSAADPVLLVLAKAPVPGAVKTRLSPPATPEQAAEIAAAALLDTLDTVAATPAVTPVIALSGDLSVARRGAEIRRALSGWTVLEQRGPTFAERLVAAYADVGARFPGRPVLQIGMDTPHLHWSLLDAAARRLDGGARALLGTALDGGWWALGLGDPDDARVLRAVPTSRPDTGALTRRALSEHGLRVEPLPPMSDVDTMADAVTVAATVPGGRFAAAVFDLRESWLVPLRDQA; this comes from the coding sequence GTGAGCGCCGCCGATCCGGTGCTCCTGGTGCTCGCGAAGGCACCGGTGCCCGGGGCGGTCAAGACCCGGCTCTCTCCCCCGGCGACCCCGGAACAGGCCGCCGAGATCGCCGCCGCCGCGCTGCTCGACACACTCGACACGGTCGCCGCCACCCCGGCGGTGACCCCGGTCATCGCCCTCTCCGGCGACCTCTCGGTGGCCCGCCGGGGTGCGGAGATCCGCCGGGCGCTGTCCGGCTGGACAGTGCTGGAACAGCGCGGACCGACCTTCGCCGAACGGCTCGTCGCCGCGTACGCCGACGTCGGCGCACGGTTCCCCGGCCGGCCGGTGCTGCAGATCGGGATGGACACCCCGCACCTGCACTGGAGCCTGCTGGACGCCGCCGCCCGGCGGCTCGACGGTGGGGCGCGGGCGTTACTCGGCACCGCGCTCGACGGCGGCTGGTGGGCCCTGGGGCTGGGCGACCCGGACGACGCCCGGGTGCTGCGCGCCGTACCGACCTCCAGGCCGGACACCGGCGCCCTCACCCGTCGCGCGCTGAGCGAGCACGGCCTGCGGGTCGAGCCACTGCCCCCGATGTCCGACGTCGACACCATGGCCGACGCGGTCACGGTCGCCGCCACGGTGCCCGGTGGACGGTTCGCCGCCGCCGTGTTCGACCTGCGCGAGTCGTGGCTGGTGCCGTTGCGGGACCAGGCGTGA
- a CDS encoding molybdopterin-dependent oxidoreductase, whose translation MRLRLPRERDFTAPAHDVRVAARLGLALGVTFGLCFATGLLSHAGQHGSWWPTRPVDFYRITQGVHVLSGIVAVPLLLAKLWSVYPLLFARPVVRSVWHALERGSLFVLVAAAFFQLATGLFNSAQSYPWLFPFVPTHYAVAWVAIGALGIHIAAKLPKIRDGLGRALGRSAPGAGGLSRRGFLATTGFAAVAALVATAGATVPWLYRVSPLSWRAARGPQGLPINRTATAAGVARVGPDWRLTVSWPGGTRQLDRAELVALPQRTATLPIACVEGWSATATWTGVVVADLLGAVGAPTGRVEVESLERTGAYRTSVLLPGHVRDRLTLLALRINGTELSLDHGYPCRIIAATRPGVTQTKWVTGLRVRP comes from the coding sequence GTGAGGCTCCGGTTACCGCGCGAGCGGGACTTCACCGCCCCGGCGCATGACGTACGGGTCGCCGCACGGCTCGGGCTGGCGCTCGGGGTGACGTTCGGGCTCTGCTTCGCCACCGGGCTGCTCTCCCATGCCGGCCAGCACGGTTCGTGGTGGCCGACCCGGCCGGTCGACTTCTACCGGATCACCCAGGGGGTGCACGTACTCTCCGGGATCGTCGCCGTACCGCTGCTGCTGGCGAAGCTCTGGAGCGTGTACCCACTGCTCTTCGCCCGGCCGGTGGTCCGTTCGGTGTGGCACGCGCTGGAACGGGGGTCGCTGTTCGTACTGGTCGCCGCCGCTTTCTTCCAACTAGCGACCGGCCTGTTCAACAGCGCGCAGTCGTACCCATGGCTGTTCCCGTTCGTGCCGACGCACTACGCGGTCGCCTGGGTGGCGATCGGCGCACTCGGCATCCACATCGCCGCCAAGCTGCCGAAGATCCGCGACGGACTGGGTCGGGCGTTGGGGCGGTCGGCCCCGGGAGCAGGCGGACTGAGTCGGCGGGGATTTCTGGCCACCACCGGGTTCGCCGCCGTGGCGGCGCTGGTCGCCACGGCCGGGGCGACGGTGCCCTGGCTCTACCGTGTCTCACCGTTGAGCTGGCGTGCCGCCCGGGGACCGCAGGGGCTGCCGATCAACCGGACCGCGACCGCCGCCGGAGTGGCGCGGGTCGGACCGGACTGGCGGCTGACGGTCAGCTGGCCGGGCGGGACCAGGCAGCTCGACCGGGCGGAACTCGTCGCGCTGCCCCAGCGGACCGCGACCCTGCCGATCGCCTGCGTCGAGGGGTGGAGCGCGACCGCCACCTGGACCGGCGTCGTGGTCGCGGACCTGCTCGGTGCGGTCGGGGCGCCGACCGGCCGGGTCGAGGTCGAGTCGCTGGAGCGGACCGGGGCGTACCGGACAAGTGTGCTGCTGCCGGGGCACGTCCGGGACCGGCTCACCCTGCTCGCGCTCCGGATCAACGGTACGGAACTGAGCCTCGACCACGGCTACCCGTGCCGGATCATCGCGGCGACCAGACCGGGTGTCACGCAGACCAAGTGGGTCACCGGGCTGCGGGTACGGCCGTGA
- a CDS encoding magnesium transporter CorA family protein: MSSRSRLYLDGKLVAENFPSTEVAARLDGTERSFAWLDLCRPSPQEIALLTEEFGMHPLAVEDAVQQAQRAKLDRYDSHLFLNTYMAELHPDGGLDTAEVAAFINQRVLITVRYDERFDVNQLLSRWDENAELARYGVAFLIYGLVDALVDGHFESVQQLDQSLVALQSAMFRPHRESYTQLQERTFVGRRDLVRLRQVALPMREVVNSMMRPTMHLVSSPMLPYFQDVYDHVLRVIEWTESLRDLNNAMLETNMMLQNNTMNLIVKQVTSWAAIIAVPTAITGFFGQNVAFPWPHTLPEFIVSTAVTVGVAVALFLVFKHRRWL, translated from the coding sequence ATGAGCAGCCGCAGCCGGCTCTACCTCGACGGCAAGTTGGTCGCGGAGAACTTCCCGTCGACCGAGGTCGCCGCCCGCCTGGACGGGACCGAGCGCTCCTTCGCGTGGCTCGACCTGTGCCGCCCGAGCCCGCAGGAGATCGCCCTGCTGACCGAGGAGTTCGGGATGCACCCGCTGGCGGTCGAGGACGCGGTGCAGCAGGCGCAGCGGGCCAAGCTGGACCGGTACGACTCGCACCTGTTCCTCAACACGTACATGGCGGAACTGCACCCGGACGGCGGGTTGGACACCGCCGAGGTGGCGGCGTTCATCAACCAGCGGGTGCTGATCACGGTCCGGTACGACGAGCGGTTCGACGTCAACCAGTTGCTGAGCCGCTGGGACGAGAACGCCGAACTGGCCCGCTACGGCGTTGCGTTCCTGATCTACGGCCTGGTGGACGCCCTGGTCGACGGTCACTTCGAGTCGGTGCAGCAGCTCGACCAGTCACTGGTGGCGCTGCAGAGCGCGATGTTCCGCCCGCACCGGGAGTCGTACACGCAGTTGCAGGAACGTACGTTCGTCGGCCGACGCGACCTGGTCCGGCTGCGCCAGGTGGCGCTGCCGATGCGGGAGGTGGTCAACTCGATGATGCGGCCGACCATGCACCTGGTCAGCTCGCCGATGCTGCCGTACTTCCAGGACGTCTACGACCACGTGTTGCGGGTGATCGAGTGGACCGAGTCGCTGCGTGACCTGAACAACGCGATGCTCGAGACAAACATGATGTTGCAGAACAACACCATGAATCTGATCGTCAAGCAGGTCACCAGCTGGGCGGCGATCATCGCGGTGCCGACCGCGATCACCGGTTTCTTCGGCCAGAACGTGGCCTTTCCCTGGCCGCACACGTTGCCCGAGTTCATCGTGTCGACGGCAGTTACGGTCGGCGTCGCGGTCGCCCTGTTCCTGGTCTTCAAACACCGCAGATGGCTCTGA